In the Candidatus Binataceae bacterium genome, one interval contains:
- a CDS encoding radical SAM protein: protein MVLLVCLAILSVVIGVAAIVLYRLIGTDRYGGDRPVNALQLTASEAAMRGAVRKPEPCRTVRIYFIKPSRYDEEGYVQYFRYGVQPNNTLTVLAALNDAFNKRYTQERNVYLETIIWDEICDGAVSADSIKAIVEKAHEDGVELLIGLAGVQSNQYPRGRDLGLQFVKLGVPTMMGGFHVSGYPESCKFLNECGITTVVGEAENIWESVVEDFLAGELKLNYSVTQGIRAKTGKDDIIVPLITESLLPSLDDRYLSRFFNISMTTLDTSRGCPFTCSYCSVKNVMGRTMRSREPDRVVQWVRDAIQNHGIDTLFLVDDDFFRSPRWEEILIGLGEVKKEYPKLSFMMQVDVDASCYANIADGETETAKHRRSRRFTELAAAAGCYQAFVGIESLNPDNLNFATKYQNTDDRQHKLKLEAARAAVINKYRRVVDNWHKVGIAVHAGYMLGFPFDGPDCGRVAADTLKKIGFDIVSFFIMTPLPGTEDQVRCAKEGLIADWDFNNLDSQHVTLKHDLLDKHSWMEAYREAFTRFYSFPRMIKNVLTVCGGKGLSLESRRAIAVQFVYYFFSYRQGRHPMVGGIWPIKRRDIRRMVVSDEEARRYYLGRIGAILRGDGNDFAAAPA from the coding sequence ATGGTATTACTTGTTTGCCTCGCAATCCTCAGCGTCGTAATCGGCGTCGCCGCAATCGTGCTCTATCGCTTGATAGGTACCGATCGTTATGGCGGCGACCGACCCGTCAATGCCCTCCAATTGACCGCCAGCGAAGCCGCGATGCGCGGCGCGGTGCGCAAGCCTGAGCCTTGCCGCACGGTCAGAATCTACTTCATCAAGCCCTCCCGCTACGACGAAGAGGGCTACGTTCAGTACTTCCGCTACGGCGTTCAGCCGAACAATACCCTCACTGTTCTGGCCGCGCTCAACGACGCATTCAACAAGCGCTACACCCAGGAGCGCAATGTCTACCTTGAAACGATCATCTGGGACGAGATCTGCGACGGCGCCGTCAGCGCCGATTCCATCAAGGCGATCGTCGAAAAGGCGCACGAAGACGGCGTCGAGCTTCTCATCGGCCTGGCCGGCGTGCAGTCCAATCAGTACCCGCGTGGCCGTGACCTTGGCCTCCAGTTCGTCAAGCTCGGCGTGCCCACCATGATGGGCGGGTTCCACGTCAGCGGCTATCCCGAATCCTGCAAGTTTCTCAACGAATGCGGCATCACGACCGTCGTCGGCGAAGCGGAAAATATCTGGGAGAGCGTCGTCGAGGATTTCCTTGCCGGCGAGCTCAAGCTGAATTATTCGGTGACCCAGGGAATCCGCGCCAAGACCGGCAAGGACGATATCATCGTCCCGCTCATCACCGAGTCGCTCCTGCCCTCGCTCGACGATCGCTACCTGTCGCGCTTTTTCAATATCTCGATGACGACGCTCGATACCTCGCGCGGATGCCCCTTCACCTGCTCGTATTGCAGCGTGAAAAACGTCATGGGCCGCACGATGCGCTCGCGCGAGCCCGATCGCGTGGTGCAGTGGGTCCGCGATGCGATCCAGAATCACGGCATCGACACTCTGTTCCTCGTCGATGACGACTTCTTCCGCTCGCCGCGATGGGAGGAAATTCTCATCGGCCTCGGCGAAGTGAAGAAGGAATATCCCAAGCTGTCCTTCATGATGCAGGTCGACGTCGATGCGTCCTGTTACGCGAATATCGCAGACGGCGAGACCGAAACCGCCAAGCATCGGCGCAGCCGCCGCTTCACCGAGCTCGCCGCGGCGGCGGGATGCTACCAGGCCTTCGTCGGCATCGAGTCGCTCAATCCCGACAACCTCAACTTCGCGACCAAGTATCAGAACACCGACGATCGCCAGCACAAGCTGAAGCTCGAAGCCGCCCGCGCGGCCGTGATCAACAAGTACCGGCGCGTGGTCGATAACTGGCACAAGGTCGGCATCGCCGTGCACGCCGGCTACATGCTGGGCTTCCCCTTCGACGGTCCCGACTGCGGACGCGTGGCGGCCGACACGCTCAAGAAAATCGGCTTCGATATCGTGTCGTTCTTTATCATGACTCCCCTGCCCGGCACCGAGGACCAGGTGCGCTGCGCCAAGGAAGGACTGATCGCCGACTGGGACTTCAACAATCTCGATTCGCAGCACGTGACGCTCAAGCACGACTTGCTCGACAAGCACAGTTGGATGGAAGCCTATCGCGAGGCCTTCACCCGCTTCTATTCATTCCCGCGGATGATCAAGAACGTGCTCACGGTATGCGGCGGCAAGGGCCTCAGCCTCGAATCGCGCAGGGCGATCGCGGTCCAGTTCGTGTACTACTTCTTCAGTTACCGCCAAGGCCGGCATCCGATGGTCGGCGGTATCTGGCCGATCAAGCGCCGCGACATCCGCCGCATGGTGG